The Streptomyces kanamyceticus genome window below encodes:
- a CDS encoding SRPBCC domain-containing protein: protein MTATIGQGTSRTEGPTQHLHFALRLPHPVGKVWAAVATPGGLPGWLAAADVFEPRLGGAVTLRWLNGGDAAVHSGLVTAWDPDVVAEYTIDLHGRCRFHLEPVGGAATTVRFTNEFDGDDALRLDCLAGWHDHFELLADVLDGRPKDWSAWSTDRWQELRDAYESAKS, encoded by the coding sequence ATGACCGCGACGATCGGACAGGGCACGAGCCGGACCGAGGGCCCCACGCAGCACCTCCACTTCGCGCTACGCCTTCCCCACCCGGTGGGGAAGGTCTGGGCGGCGGTGGCCACTCCCGGCGGGCTGCCGGGGTGGCTGGCCGCCGCCGACGTGTTCGAGCCGCGGCTCGGCGGAGCGGTGACGCTGCGCTGGCTCAACGGCGGGGACGCGGCGGTGCACTCCGGGCTCGTCACGGCCTGGGACCCCGACGTCGTCGCCGAGTACACGATCGACCTGCACGGCCGGTGCCGCTTCCACTTGGAGCCGGTGGGCGGGGCGGCGACCACGGTGCGGTTCACCAACGAGTTCGACGGGGACGACGCTCTGCGCCTGGACTGTCTGGCCGGGTGGCACGACCACTTCGAGCTTCTCGCGGACGTGCTCGACGGCCGCCCCAAGGACTGGTCGGCATGGAGCACGGACCGCTGGCAGGAGCTGCGGGACGCGTACGAGAGCGCTAAGAGCTGA
- the resB gene encoding cytochrome c biogenesis protein ResB — MSKTEAPEEQNEQGEQNDLGAAGAQLSTAPKEDAPNLPALGVIGWLRWFWRQLTSMRVALILLLLLSLGAIPGSLIPQTNVDELKVQDFMDRHTTLGPLYDKLQLFDVYSSVWFSAIYILLFVSLIGCIVPRTWQFVGQLRGRPPGAPKKLTRLPAYTTWRTEAEPEQVHATALALLKERRFRAHTAGTDAGSGAGASVAAEKGYLRETGNLLFHVALIVMLIAFAAGQLFKSEGGKLVMEGDGFANTLSQYDDFKSGSLFDSGELAPFSFKLDDFEGTYQKSGPNRGTPRTYRANVTYSEGAHGPEKKKAIEVNKPLEVDGSKVYLIGHGYAPTVTVRDPKGKVVYTASVPLLPIDQNGTATGAVKVLDGYKNKSGKKEQLGFNAFFVPTFAGEGKGQMFSQFPAPDFPVLALSAYHGSLGVDSGVPQNVYQLDTRKMTKFKDSKGELFKKRLLPGETMKLPNGAGSITFEKGMKEWATFQISQQPGSGWALGAAIAAIAGLAGSLFIQRRRVWVRAVRGADGVTVVEMAGLGRSESAKVPEELSDLAALLHEKAPTAPESAPESAKDTDPEASSASDSDPDVVPAEGAEK, encoded by the coding sequence ATGAGCAAGACCGAAGCCCCCGAAGAACAGAACGAGCAGGGCGAGCAGAACGACCTCGGCGCGGCGGGCGCACAGCTGTCCACCGCCCCCAAGGAGGACGCGCCCAACCTCCCCGCGCTCGGTGTCATCGGCTGGCTGCGCTGGTTCTGGCGGCAGCTCACCTCGATGCGGGTCGCGCTGATCCTGCTCCTGCTGCTCTCGCTCGGCGCGATCCCCGGCTCGCTGATCCCGCAGACCAACGTCGACGAGCTCAAGGTCCAGGACTTCATGGACCGGCACACCACGCTCGGTCCCCTCTACGACAAGCTGCAGCTGTTCGACGTCTACAGCTCGGTGTGGTTCTCGGCGATCTACATCCTGCTGTTCGTCTCCCTCATCGGCTGCATCGTGCCCCGCACCTGGCAGTTCGTCGGCCAGCTGCGCGGCCGTCCGCCGGGCGCCCCCAAGAAGCTGACGCGCCTTCCCGCGTACACGACGTGGCGCACCGAGGCCGAGCCCGAGCAGGTGCACGCCACCGCGCTCGCGCTCCTCAAGGAGCGACGCTTCCGCGCGCACACCGCGGGCACGGACGCGGGGTCCGGCGCGGGCGCCTCGGTCGCCGCCGAGAAGGGCTATCTGCGCGAGACGGGCAACCTGCTCTTCCACGTCGCGCTGATCGTGATGCTGATCGCCTTCGCCGCCGGACAGCTCTTCAAGTCCGAGGGCGGCAAGCTGGTCATGGAGGGCGACGGCTTCGCCAACACGCTCTCGCAGTACGACGACTTCAAGTCCGGCAGCCTCTTCGACTCCGGTGAACTGGCGCCCTTCAGCTTCAAGCTCGACGACTTCGAGGGCACGTACCAGAAGTCAGGACCCAACCGCGGCACGCCCCGCACCTACCGGGCCAACGTCACCTACAGCGAGGGCGCCCACGGTCCTGAGAAGAAGAAGGCCATCGAGGTCAACAAGCCCCTCGAGGTCGACGGCTCGAAGGTCTACCTCATCGGCCACGGCTACGCCCCCACCGTCACGGTCCGCGACCCCAAGGGCAAGGTCGTCTACACGGCCTCCGTGCCGCTGCTCCCCATCGACCAGAACGGCACCGCGACCGGCGCCGTCAAGGTCCTGGACGGCTACAAGAACAAGAGCGGCAAGAAGGAACAGCTCGGCTTCAACGCCTTCTTCGTCCCGACCTTCGCGGGCGAGGGCAAGGGCCAGATGTTCTCCCAGTTCCCGGCCCCCGACTTCCCGGTGCTCGCGCTCTCCGCGTACCACGGCAGCCTGGGCGTCGACTCCGGCGTCCCGCAGAACGTGTACCAGCTGGACACCCGGAAGATGACCAAGTTCAAGGACTCCAAGGGCGAGCTGTTCAAGAAGCGGCTGCTGCCCGGCGAGACCATGAAGCTGCCGAACGGCGCGGGCTCGATCACCTTCGAGAAGGGCATGAAGGAGTGGGCGACCTTCCAGATCTCGCAGCAGCCCGGTTCCGGCTGGGCGCTCGGCGCCGCGATCGCCGCCATCGCGGGCCTCGCGGGATCCCTGTTCATCCAGCGCCGCCGCGTATGGGTGCGAGCGGTGCGGGGCGCCGACGGCGTGACCGTGGTGGAGATGGCGGGCCTCGGCCGCAGCGAGTCCGCCAAGGTGCCCGAGGAACTGTCCGACCTCGCCGCCCTGCTGCACGAGAAGGCGCCGACCGCGCCCGAGTCCGCGCCCGAGTCCGCCAAGGACACCGACCCGGAAGCCTCTTCGGCCTCCGACTCCGACCCCGATGTTGTTCCTGCCGAAGGGGCTGAGAAGTGA
- a CDS encoding histidine phosphatase family protein, producing the protein MSGTAAGDELTVVHLMRHGEVHNPEGILYGRLPDYHLSELGRRMADRVAEHLAQRDITHVVASPLDRAQETATPIAKVHGIDLATDGRLIEAGNVFEGKTFGVGDGALKNPDNWKHLVNPFKPSWGEPYIEQVVRMMGALDAAKDAARGHEAVCVSHQLPIWIVRSFVEKRRLWHDPRKRQCTLASLTTFTYRGDKIVSVGYTEPARDLVPAHLLAGAKPVKGKAKAFGA; encoded by the coding sequence ATGAGCGGCACGGCAGCGGGCGACGAGCTGACCGTCGTCCACCTGATGCGCCACGGCGAGGTGCACAACCCCGAGGGCATCCTCTACGGGCGCCTGCCCGACTACCACCTGTCCGAGCTGGGCAGGCGGATGGCCGACCGGGTCGCCGAGCACCTCGCCCAGCGCGACATCACGCACGTGGTGGCCTCGCCGCTCGACCGCGCCCAGGAGACGGCCACGCCGATCGCCAAGGTGCACGGCATCGACCTGGCGACGGACGGGCGGCTCATCGAGGCGGGCAACGTCTTCGAGGGCAAGACCTTCGGGGTCGGCGACGGCGCGCTGAAGAACCCGGACAACTGGAAGCACCTCGTCAATCCCTTCAAGCCCTCCTGGGGCGAGCCGTACATCGAGCAGGTCGTGCGGATGATGGGCGCCCTGGACGCGGCGAAGGACGCGGCGCGCGGGCACGAAGCGGTGTGTGTCAGCCACCAGTTGCCGATCTGGATCGTGCGGAGCTTCGTGGAGAAGCGGCGCCTGTGGCACGACCCGCGCAAGCGGCAGTGCACGCTCGCTTCGCTGACGACGTTCACCTACCGCGGCGACAAGATCGTTTCGGTGGGATACACGGAGCCCGCGCGGGATCTCGTTCCCGCGCATCTCCTCGCGGGTGCCAAGCCGGTGAAGGGGAAGGCCAAGGCGTTCGGCGCCTGA
- the ccsB gene encoding c-type cytochrome biogenesis protein CcsB: protein MNLATTLAAEPNENLAHISNVLIYSAMAVYLLAFFAHMAEWLFGSRSKVARTAAALTPSKTAAAAPAVAVQAKGGTATLERPQVVTRSVSGSRDVPDGPGAAAGDEKGDLYGRIAVSLTVLAFLLEFGGVLTRALSVQRAPWGNMYEFSITFSTVAVAVYLVLLALKKNIAWLGLPLVTTVLLDLGLAVTVLYTSSDQLVPALHSYWLWIHVSTAIFCGAVFYVGFVATLLYLFRDSYESKLMRGEQPGKFATSVMERLPSAASLDKFSYRVNAAVFPLWTFTIIAGAIWAGDAWGRYWGWDPKEVWSFITWVAFACYLHARATAGWKGRKAAYLALIAFGCWLFNYYGVNIFVTGKHSYAGV from the coding sequence GTGAATCTCGCCACCACCCTGGCCGCCGAACCCAACGAGAACCTCGCGCACATCAGCAATGTGCTGATCTACTCCGCGATGGCCGTCTACCTCCTGGCCTTCTTCGCGCACATGGCGGAGTGGCTCTTCGGCAGCCGCAGCAAGGTCGCCCGCACCGCCGCCGCGCTCACCCCGAGCAAGACGGCCGCCGCCGCGCCCGCCGTCGCCGTCCAGGCCAAGGGCGGCACCGCGACGCTTGAGCGGCCGCAGGTCGTCACCCGGTCCGTCAGCGGATCCCGTGACGTGCCGGACGGGCCAGGCGCCGCGGCGGGCGACGAGAAGGGCGACCTCTACGGCCGCATCGCCGTCTCGCTCACCGTGCTCGCCTTCCTCCTGGAGTTCGGCGGCGTCCTCACCCGCGCCCTGTCGGTGCAGCGGGCGCCGTGGGGCAACATGTACGAGTTCAGCATCACCTTCTCCACGGTCGCGGTGGCCGTGTACCTGGTGCTGCTCGCGCTGAAGAAGAACATCGCCTGGCTCGGCCTCCCGCTGGTCACCACGGTCCTGCTCGACCTCGGTCTCGCCGTCACCGTCCTGTACACCTCCAGCGACCAGCTGGTCCCCGCCCTGCACTCGTACTGGCTGTGGATCCACGTCTCCACCGCGATCTTCTGCGGCGCGGTCTTCTACGTCGGCTTCGTCGCGACGCTGCTCTACCTCTTCCGGGACAGCTACGAGTCGAAGCTGATGCGCGGCGAGCAGCCCGGCAAGTTCGCCACCTCCGTCATGGAGCGGCTGCCCTCGGCGGCCTCCCTCGACAAGTTCTCCTACCGCGTGAACGCCGCCGTCTTCCCGCTGTGGACGTTCACGATCATCGCGGGCGCGATCTGGGCGGGCGACGCCTGGGGCCGCTACTGGGGCTGGGACCCCAAGGAGGTCTGGTCCTTCATCACCTGGGTCGCCTTCGCCTGCTACCTGCACGCCCGCGCGACCGCCGGATGGAAGGGCCGCAAGGCCGCCTACCTGGCGCTGATCGCCTTCGGCTGCTGGCTGTTCAACTACTACGGCGTGAACATCTTCGTCACCGGCAAGCACTCGTACGCCGGAGTCTGA
- a CDS encoding isopenicillin N synthase family dioxygenase, producing MSSASRIPTVDLRPWLSGDPEARARTARTVDGALRTAGFLLVTGHGVDPALRSAIRESARGFFRLPDDAKRAYAVKVGGRGWLGPGAEANSYAEGTAAPPDLKESLSFAADEPTGDAVVDAEWFAPNTWPSETPGLRALVETYLAQMRSLSGFLLELLGVALGEEEDFFTRHTGHPTWGFNINWYPGTEVVGPPEPGQFRIGPHTDFGTVTVLDRQAGRGGLQVFTEEGGWEDAPFDPDAFTVNIGDLMARWTGGRWRSGRHRVLPPPAELPAEELMSLVYFYECDPGTDVRGVDSHVYLRGQLDAITVPGAAE from the coding sequence ATGAGCAGCGCATCCCGCATCCCCACGGTCGACCTGCGGCCCTGGCTTTCCGGCGATCCCGAGGCCCGCGCGCGGACGGCGCGGACCGTCGACGGGGCCCTGCGCACCGCCGGGTTCCTCCTGGTGACCGGGCACGGGGTCGATCCGGCTCTGCGCTCGGCGATCAGGGAGTCGGCCCGTGGGTTCTTCCGTCTGCCCGACGACGCGAAGCGGGCGTACGCGGTGAAGGTGGGCGGGCGCGGGTGGCTCGGGCCCGGGGCGGAGGCCAACAGCTACGCGGAGGGTACGGCCGCGCCGCCCGACCTGAAGGAGTCGCTGTCCTTCGCCGCGGACGAGCCGACGGGTGACGCGGTGGTGGACGCGGAGTGGTTCGCGCCGAACACGTGGCCGTCGGAGACGCCTGGGCTGCGGGCCCTGGTGGAGACCTATCTGGCGCAGATGCGGTCACTCTCCGGCTTTCTCCTCGAACTCCTCGGTGTCGCGCTCGGCGAGGAGGAGGACTTCTTCACCCGCCATACGGGGCACCCCACGTGGGGCTTCAACATCAACTGGTACCCGGGCACCGAGGTCGTCGGACCGCCGGAGCCGGGGCAGTTCCGCATCGGTCCGCACACCGACTTCGGCACGGTCACGGTCCTCGACCGGCAGGCGGGCCGGGGCGGGTTGCAGGTGTTCACGGAGGAGGGCGGCTGGGAGGACGCGCCGTTCGACCCGGACGCGTTCACGGTCAACATCGGGGATCTGATGGCGCGTTGGACCGGCGGACGGTGGCGGTCGGGGCGCCACCGGGTACTGCCGCCACCCGCCGAGCTGCCCGCCGAGGAGCTGATGTCGCTCGTCTACTTCTACGAGTGCGACCCGGGGACGGACGTCCGTGGGGTCGACTCGCACGTGTACTTGCGGGGGCAGCTGGACGCGATCACGGTGCCGGGGGCCGCGGAGTAG
- a CDS encoding TlpA family protein disulfide reductase, whose product MSAACRVPKTANRSRSRRPGGRRGRLALFAAGAAVGALVLTACGSGGTSGGSGNTNFVAGSDGIATAKKADRKPLPELDGETLEGKHLNLSKAYKGKILVINVWGSWCAPCRAEAPNFVKVAADTKAKGVEFVGINTRDPERGPAIEFEKAHKITYPSLHDSTGKLLLRFPQGSMNPNFIPSTLVVDRDGKIAARSQQPLNEEKLRKMIDPVLAEK is encoded by the coding sequence ATGAGTGCCGCCTGCCGCGTCCCCAAGACCGCGAACCGCAGCCGTAGCCGTCGCCCCGGCGGCCGCCGCGGGCGTCTGGCCCTGTTCGCCGCAGGGGCCGCGGTCGGTGCCCTGGTCCTTACGGCCTGTGGCTCGGGGGGCACGTCGGGCGGCTCGGGCAACACCAACTTCGTGGCCGGATCCGACGGCATCGCCACCGCCAAGAAGGCGGACCGCAAGCCGCTGCCCGAACTCGACGGCGAGACTCTCGAGGGCAAGCACCTCAACCTCTCCAAGGCGTACAAGGGCAAGATCCTCGTCATCAACGTATGGGGATCCTGGTGCGCGCCGTGCCGGGCCGAGGCGCCGAACTTCGTGAAGGTCGCCGCCGACACCAAGGCCAAGGGCGTCGAGTTCGTCGGCATCAACACCCGCGACCCCGAGCGCGGCCCGGCGATCGAGTTCGAGAAGGCGCACAAGATCACCTACCCGAGCCTGCACGACTCGACGGGCAAGCTGCTCCTTCGCTTCCCGCAGGGCTCGATGAACCCGAACTTCATCCCCTCGACGCTCGTCGTCGACCGGGACGGCAAGATCGCGGCCCGCTCGCAGCAGCCACTGAACGAAGAGAAGCTGCGCAAGATGATCGACCCCGTGCTCGCGGAGAAGTGA
- a CDS encoding polysaccharide deacetylase family protein yields MRDISRRGMMGLGAGAVAALGLAGCGSGSNSGGSGKGKDGQPGAEKHRAKPIGDGSTAYTGKQPKQPGKPVPLQPGETPPQFVIFSWDGAGEVGNGLFPRFLKLAEEHDARMTFFLSGLYLLPESKKRMYRPPNNAVGASDIGYLTDGHVKETLKYVRQAWLEGHEIGTHFNGHFCAGTGSVANWTSAQWQDEIDQAKSFVKKWRTNTGWTDLPSLPFDYDKELVGGRTPCLLGQNNLLPTAKKLGWRYDASSPGGRQRWPEKKMGVWDLPLQAVPFPGHSFEVLSMDYNILANQSQNSTKAPPANYPGWRKQATEAYIAGFKRAYESNRAPFFIGNHFEEWNGGIYMDAVEAALKHIAGKKDVRLVSFKQFVDWLDVQDPKVLRDLQGLDVGQAPAGGWKGLGKAA; encoded by the coding sequence ATGCGCGACATCAGCCGCAGGGGAATGATGGGGCTCGGCGCCGGTGCGGTGGCCGCGCTCGGACTTGCGGGCTGCGGAAGCGGAAGCAACTCCGGCGGTTCGGGAAAGGGCAAGGACGGGCAGCCGGGTGCGGAAAAGCACCGCGCGAAGCCGATCGGTGACGGCTCGACCGCCTATACCGGAAAGCAGCCCAAGCAGCCCGGCAAGCCCGTGCCGCTGCAGCCGGGCGAGACGCCCCCACAGTTCGTGATCTTCTCCTGGGACGGTGCGGGCGAGGTCGGCAACGGTCTGTTCCCGCGCTTTTTGAAGCTCGCCGAGGAACACGACGCACGCATGACGTTCTTCCTCTCCGGGCTTTATCTCCTGCCCGAATCGAAGAAGCGCATGTACCGGCCGCCGAACAACGCGGTCGGCGCCTCCGACATCGGCTATCTCACCGACGGTCACGTCAAGGAGACGCTGAAGTACGTCCGGCAGGCCTGGCTCGAAGGCCATGAAATCGGCACGCACTTCAACGGGCACTTCTGCGCGGGAACGGGATCCGTCGCCAACTGGACGTCCGCGCAGTGGCAGGACGAGATCGACCAGGCCAAGTCCTTTGTGAAGAAGTGGCGTACGAACACCGGCTGGACCGATCTGCCGTCGCTGCCCTTCGACTACGACAAGGAACTCGTCGGCGGCCGCACCCCCTGTCTGCTCGGCCAGAACAACCTGCTGCCGACCGCGAAGAAGCTCGGCTGGCGCTATGACGCCTCCTCGCCCGGCGGCCGTCAGCGCTGGCCCGAGAAGAAGATGGGCGTCTGGGACCTGCCGCTGCAGGCCGTGCCCTTCCCCGGGCACTCCTTCGAGGTCCTCTCGATGGACTACAACATCCTCGCCAACCAGTCGCAGAACTCCACGAAGGCACCGCCGGCCAACTACCCGGGCTGGCGCAAGCAGGCCACCGAGGCCTACATCGCCGGATTCAAGCGGGCGTACGAGTCCAACCGCGCGCCGTTCTTCATCGGCAACCACTTCGAGGAGTGGAACGGCGGCATCTACATGGATGCCGTGGAGGCCGCCCTGAAGCACATCGCGGGCAAGAAGGACGTACGCCTGGTCTCCTTCAAGCAGTTCGTGGACTGGCTGGACGTGCAGGACCCCAAGGTCCTTCGCGACCTCCAGGGCCTCGATGTCGGCCAGGCTCCCGCAGGTGGCTGGAAGGGCCTCGGCAAGGCCGCCTGA
- a CDS encoding ArsR/SmtB family transcription factor, whose translation MVSHRAAPVHTHPDEVSVQTALATLADPVRLYLVRELASSDDWTRSCGSFDVSVGKAALSHHFTALRAAGLVEQRDEGPRRVNRLRRTEFETRFPGLLALVLRDD comes from the coding sequence ATGGTCAGTCACCGCGCGGCGCCGGTGCACACGCACCCCGACGAGGTCTCCGTGCAGACGGCGCTCGCCACGCTCGCCGATCCCGTACGCCTGTACCTGGTAAGGGAGTTGGCCTCGTCCGACGACTGGACGAGGTCCTGCGGCAGCTTCGACGTCTCCGTCGGCAAGGCCGCCCTGAGCCACCACTTCACCGCGTTGCGCGCCGCGGGTCTGGTCGAACAGCGCGACGAGGGGCCTCGCCGCGTCAACCGCCTGCGCCGCACGGAGTTCGAGACCCGCTTCCCGGGCCTCCTGGCACTGGTCCTGCGCGACGACTGA
- a CDS encoding quinone oxidoreductase family protein has product MRAVRFEQTGGPEVLHVVDTAVPDPGPGQVTVDVAYAGVNFADLKARAEGYRVPALPYVPGLEVSGRVRALGAGVEGLAPGQEVAALTAGGAYADVAVASADTVFALPEGVDLRTAATLPTVLPTAHALVHEVGRLQAGETVLVQGAAGGVGTVVGQLAKAAGARVFGVVSSAAKAEYALKYGYDEVFVGDAFADDARRATGGRGVDLVLDPVGGDAFRAGLAALAVFGRLVSFGNASAAEPWRVGQPELYPGATTVSGFSILTLAQAAPRELRALAERAFRTVADGTVALPVTAEFPLTEAAEAHRLMGGRTTTGKLLLRVSS; this is encoded by the coding sequence ATGCGCGCAGTGCGGTTCGAGCAGACCGGTGGACCCGAGGTCCTCCACGTCGTGGACACGGCCGTCCCCGACCCTGGCCCCGGCCAGGTCACCGTCGACGTCGCCTACGCGGGCGTCAATTTCGCCGACCTCAAGGCCCGCGCCGAGGGGTACCGCGTGCCCGCGCTGCCGTACGTACCGGGCCTTGAGGTCTCCGGCCGCGTCCGCGCGCTCGGCGCGGGCGTCGAGGGGCTCGCCCCCGGCCAGGAGGTCGCCGCGCTCACCGCGGGCGGCGCCTACGCGGACGTCGCCGTCGCGAGCGCCGACACCGTGTTCGCACTCCCCGAAGGCGTCGACCTGCGCACCGCGGCCACCCTCCCCACCGTGCTGCCGACCGCCCACGCCCTGGTCCACGAGGTGGGCCGCCTCCAGGCGGGCGAGACCGTGCTCGTGCAGGGCGCCGCGGGCGGCGTCGGCACCGTCGTCGGCCAGTTGGCGAAGGCGGCGGGCGCCAGGGTGTTCGGCGTCGTGTCGAGCGCGGCCAAGGCCGAGTACGCCCTCAAGTACGGCTACGACGAGGTCTTCGTGGGCGACGCCTTCGCCGACGACGCCCGCCGCGCCACCGGCGGCCGAGGCGTCGACCTCGTGCTCGACCCGGTCGGCGGCGACGCGTTCCGCGCCGGACTCGCCGCGCTCGCCGTCTTCGGCCGCCTGGTCTCCTTCGGCAACGCGAGCGCCGCCGAGCCGTGGCGGGTGGGCCAGCCCGAGCTCTACCCCGGGGCCACCACGGTCTCCGGGTTCTCGATCCTGACGCTGGCGCAGGCCGCCCCCCGGGAGCTGCGCGCGCTCGCCGAGCGCGCCTTCCGTACGGTCGCCGACGGCACGGTCGCCCTGCCGGTCACCGCCGAGTTCCCGCTCACGGAGGCCGCCGAGGCGCACCGCCTGATGGGCGGCCGTACGACGACGGGCAAGCTGCTGCTTCGGGTCAGCTCTTAG
- a CDS encoding DMT family transporter, giving the protein MTTRNALENRGTAQLTAAMMLSGTLGIFVVESGASAFNVVFFRVLFGALALGSYAFARGYFRDHGLTLKKLGLAALGGVFIVFNWVFLFKAYEATSISLATVVYHTQPFFLVLLSALVLRERLTRAQLGWLATAFAGLLLVSGVRPGDAGSLAGIGLALLAAVLYALSTLVTKRITGVRPHLIALVQVLVGIPLLLPFTDFGAMSGTGTGWAWLAGLGVIHTGLMYVLMYAAYAKLPTAKIAVLAFTYPAVAMVADWAVYGHHIGLVQALGVPLIVLASLRVTLAPARAARPAPRTAVRGKEAASPTATRAASTV; this is encoded by the coding sequence ATGACCACAAGGAACGCCCTGGAGAACCGGGGCACAGCCCAGCTCACCGCCGCCATGATGCTCTCCGGCACCCTCGGGATCTTCGTCGTCGAGTCCGGCGCGAGCGCCTTCAACGTCGTGTTCTTCCGCGTCCTGTTCGGCGCCCTCGCCCTGGGGTCGTACGCCTTCGCCCGCGGCTACTTCCGCGACCACGGACTCACCCTCAAGAAGCTCGGACTCGCCGCGCTCGGCGGGGTGTTCATCGTCTTCAACTGGGTGTTCCTCTTCAAGGCGTACGAGGCCACCTCGATCTCCCTGGCCACCGTCGTCTACCACACGCAGCCGTTCTTCCTCGTGCTGCTCAGCGCCCTCGTCCTGCGTGAACGCCTGACCCGCGCCCAACTGGGCTGGCTGGCCACCGCGTTCGCCGGTCTGCTCCTGGTCTCGGGGGTGCGCCCCGGTGACGCGGGCTCGCTCGCGGGCATCGGCCTCGCGCTGCTCGCGGCCGTCCTCTACGCCCTCTCCACCCTGGTGACCAAGCGCATCACCGGCGTACGCCCCCACCTCATCGCCCTGGTCCAAGTCCTCGTCGGCATCCCGCTGTTGCTCCCCTTCACCGACTTCGGCGCGATGAGCGGCACCGGCACCGGATGGGCCTGGCTCGCGGGGCTCGGTGTGATCCACACCGGCTTGATGTACGTCCTGATGTACGCGGCGTACGCGAAGCTGCCCACCGCCAAGATCGCGGTGCTCGCCTTCACCTACCCGGCCGTCGCGATGGTCGCCGACTGGGCGGTCTACGGCCACCACATCGGCCTGGTCCAGGCGCTCGGCGTACCGCTGATCGTCCTGGCGAGCCTCAGGGTGACGCTTGCTCCCGCACGAGCCGCACGGCCTGCTCCACGAACAGCCGTACGTGGGAAGGAAGCCGCTTCCCCGACCGCCACGCGAGCTGCGTCCACAGTGTGA
- a CDS encoding cytochrome c biogenesis CcdA family protein produces MSTLAAITGPNQTVMSGALLLAVPVAVLGGLVSFFSPCVLPLVPGYLSYVTGVGGQDLAEAKRGRMAAGAGLFVAGFTVVFVSATVFFGAIGRTLKEHQDTINTVLGVVMIVLGIFFMGLMPWLTQREFRFHKRPAIGLAGAPIVGALFAVGWTPCIGPTLASVLALAADGANPQRGAILGVAYSLGLGIPFILAAVAFRKALGAFGWIKRHYAWVMRVGGIMMIATGLLLVTGVWDSMIQQMQVWSNGYTVGI; encoded by the coding sequence ATGTCCACCCTCGCGGCCATCACGGGCCCGAACCAGACCGTCATGAGCGGAGCGCTGCTCCTGGCCGTGCCGGTCGCCGTGCTCGGCGGGCTCGTCTCCTTCTTCTCGCCGTGCGTCCTGCCGCTCGTGCCCGGCTACCTGTCGTACGTCACCGGGGTCGGCGGCCAGGACCTGGCGGAGGCCAAGCGCGGCAGGATGGCCGCGGGGGCCGGTCTCTTCGTGGCCGGGTTCACCGTGGTCTTCGTCTCCGCGACCGTCTTCTTCGGGGCCATCGGGCGCACGCTGAAGGAACACCAGGACACCATCAACACCGTGCTCGGCGTGGTGATGATCGTCCTCGGGATCTTCTTCATGGGGCTCATGCCCTGGCTCACCCAGCGCGAGTTCCGCTTCCACAAGCGGCCCGCCATCGGGCTCGCGGGCGCCCCGATAGTGGGCGCCCTCTTCGCCGTCGGCTGGACGCCGTGCATCGGGCCGACGCTCGCCTCCGTCCTCGCGCTGGCCGCCGACGGGGCCAACCCGCAGCGCGGTGCCATCCTGGGGGTCGCCTACTCCCTGGGCCTCGGCATCCCGTTCATCCTCGCCGCCGTGGCCTTCCGCAAGGCGCTCGGCGCCTTCGGGTGGATCAAGCGGCACTACGCGTGGGTGATGCGCGTCGGCGGCATCATGATGATCGCGACCGGCCTGCTGCTCGTCACCGGAGTGTGGGACAGCATGATCCAGCAGATGCAGGTCTGGTCAAACGGCTACACGGTGGGGATCTGA